A stretch of Usitatibacter palustris DNA encodes these proteins:
- a CDS encoding cation diffusion facilitator family transporter — MKSATFYAGLSVATSVVTIALKFAAYYVTGSVGLLSDAIEGFVNLAAALAALGALTYAAREPDPEHNFGHEKAEYFSSGLEGALIFLAAGVIAWTAVPRLLHPVALEQVGMGIAFSIAATLANAACAAAMLRAARAHRSIALEADARHLLTDVWTTVGVVVGVLAVKVTGWLILDPLIAIVVAVHILWTGVHLVRRSFDGLMDRALPEADIARIRTELEALKARGCDYHALRTRQAGSRGFVDVHVLVPGAMSVQEGHDLVEHFEQEVRKAVAHVEVLVHLEPLEDPRSWDDNG; from the coding sequence ATGAAATCCGCCACCTTCTACGCGGGACTTTCGGTCGCGACCTCGGTCGTGACCATCGCGTTGAAATTCGCGGCCTACTACGTCACTGGTTCCGTCGGCCTGCTCTCGGATGCGATCGAGGGCTTCGTGAACCTGGCCGCGGCACTCGCCGCTCTCGGCGCACTGACGTACGCAGCCCGCGAACCCGATCCCGAGCACAACTTCGGGCACGAGAAGGCCGAATACTTTTCCAGCGGCCTCGAGGGCGCGCTGATCTTCCTCGCCGCCGGCGTGATCGCGTGGACCGCGGTTCCACGCCTCCTGCATCCCGTCGCGCTCGAGCAGGTCGGGATGGGTATCGCGTTCTCGATCGCGGCGACGCTCGCCAATGCCGCGTGTGCGGCGGCGATGCTGCGCGCGGCGCGTGCGCACCGTTCGATCGCACTGGAGGCCGACGCGAGGCACCTGCTCACCGACGTGTGGACCACCGTGGGCGTGGTCGTCGGAGTGCTCGCGGTGAAGGTGACGGGATGGCTCATCCTCGATCCGCTCATCGCCATCGTCGTGGCGGTGCACATCCTGTGGACCGGCGTGCACCTCGTGAGGCGCTCCTTCGATGGCCTCATGGACCGCGCGCTTCCGGAGGCGGACATCGCGCGCATCCGCACGGAGCTCGAAGCGCTGAAGGCGCGTGGCTGCGACTATCACGCACTGCGAACGCGCCAGGCCGGCTCGCGCGGTTTTGTCGATGTGCACGTGCTGGTCCCGGGCGCGATGAGCGTGCAGGAGGGGCACGATCTGGTCGAGCATTTCGAGCAGGAGGTTCGCAAGGCAGTCGCGCACGTCGAGGTGCTGGTGCACCTCGAGCCGCTGGAGGATCCCCGCAGCTGGGACGACAATGGCTGA
- a CDS encoding MBL fold metallo-hydrolase RNA specificity domain-containing protein: protein MKLTFCGATGTVTGSRYLLRGDGGEVLVDCGLFQGYKQLRLRNWEAPPFAPKQVEAVLLSHAHLDHSGWIPRLVKAGFAGRVHCTPGTRDLCALLLPDSGHLQEEEAAYARRKGFSKHDPPQPLYTVADALAAMRAFRVVSRTRAVHVAGLEASFLHAGHLLGASSILVRGAGVSVMFSGDLGRDNDPILVPPAPFAGADYLVVESTYGNRSHDAGDREARLADVITRTVERGGIVVVPAFAVGRAQEILLHIARLRAAGRIPDVPVYLNSPMASHAGETLANHVGEHRLTAAQCAELTRIARIVATPEESAALNARRDPMIIVAASGMVTGGRVVHHVKAFAPDPRNTLLFCGYQAGGTRGATIVAGSPTVRIHGEDIPVRAEVVSLDGFSAHADADGLIAWMRAARTPPLCTFITHGEPDAADALRQRIERELGWNVRVPDYRDRYELTASGARSAGR, encoded by the coding sequence ATGAAGCTCACCTTCTGTGGCGCCACGGGAACCGTCACCGGGTCGCGCTACCTCCTGCGCGGCGACGGCGGCGAGGTGCTTGTCGACTGCGGCCTGTTCCAGGGCTACAAGCAGTTGCGCCTGCGCAACTGGGAAGCCCCTCCCTTTGCGCCGAAGCAGGTCGAAGCCGTGCTGCTCAGCCACGCCCACCTCGATCACAGCGGCTGGATCCCGCGGCTCGTGAAGGCCGGTTTCGCGGGGCGTGTGCATTGCACGCCGGGGACGCGCGACCTGTGCGCCCTGTTGCTGCCCGATTCGGGCCACTTGCAGGAGGAGGAAGCGGCGTACGCTCGCCGCAAGGGTTTCTCGAAGCACGACCCGCCGCAACCGCTCTACACCGTCGCCGATGCACTGGCGGCGATGCGCGCGTTCCGCGTGGTCTCGCGCACGCGCGCCGTGCACGTGGCGGGCCTTGAAGCGAGCTTCCTGCACGCGGGGCACTTGCTCGGCGCCTCCTCGATCCTCGTGCGCGGCGCGGGTGTGTCGGTGATGTTCTCGGGGGACCTGGGGCGCGACAACGATCCGATCCTGGTTCCGCCCGCACCCTTCGCAGGCGCCGACTACCTCGTCGTCGAGTCCACCTACGGCAATCGTTCGCACGACGCCGGCGATCGCGAGGCGAGGCTCGCCGACGTGATCACGCGCACCGTCGAGCGCGGCGGCATCGTGGTGGTGCCCGCGTTCGCGGTGGGCCGCGCTCAGGAGATCCTCCTGCACATCGCACGATTGCGCGCTGCGGGCCGCATTCCGGACGTGCCCGTCTACTTGAATAGCCCGATGGCGAGCCACGCCGGAGAAACGCTCGCCAATCACGTCGGAGAGCACCGCCTCACGGCCGCGCAATGCGCGGAGCTCACGCGCATCGCCCGCATCGTGGCCACGCCCGAGGAATCGGCCGCGCTCAACGCGCGCCGCGATCCGATGATCATCGTCGCGGCGAGCGGCATGGTCACCGGCGGTCGGGTCGTGCATCACGTGAAGGCCTTCGCGCCCGATCCGCGCAATACGCTTCTTTTCTGCGGCTACCAGGCGGGCGGCACGCGCGGGGCGACGATCGTGGCAGGCTCGCCCACCGTCCGCATCCACGGCGAGGACATTCCCGTCCGTGCGGAAGTCGTTTCCCTCGACGGCTTTTCAGCGCACGCCGATGCCGATGGGCTCATCGCCTGGATGCGCGCGGCGCGCACGCCACCGCTGTGCACCTTCATCACGCACGGCGAGCCCGACGCGGCCGACGCCCTGCGCCAGCGCATCGAACGCGAGCTCGGATGGAACGTGCGGGTACCCGACTATCGCGACCGCTACGAGCTCACCGCTTCGGGCGCGCGATCCGCAGGGCGTTGA
- a CDS encoding heavy metal translocating P-type ATPase encodes MDNCCEGQSYVDALGKSQPAGGAETTLEVEGASCGACVARIETALRAVPGVSVASFNLATRRASVSHATTITKGELEAAVARAGYRATTGARRDPARDRRTALWRAGVAGLAMMQVMMLAWPAYIADEGTLTWDQERLLSFAALLLTIPVLAFSAIPIWVNAWRGLRAGHPGMDVPVALGLIAATIASLPATFHGGPVYYESVAMFVFFLATARWFEARALAATVASSEALARLLPRKAVRLTAQGQREAVEPAALVPGDLVWIAAGDAAPADCTLEEGQTDFNEALLTGESAPAAKRAGDAILAGSVNLSAPVRARVTRAGEEQTLSVVRRLVERAAASKPRWALLADRYASHFVVGVVLLAAIAAVAWSFIDPARALPVAMAVLVVSCPCALSLATPVALTASANALAARGVLVTDGAAIERLADIDRVVFDKTGTLTTGRLRIATIDVLGDVDELRCLQIAAALEQAMPHPIAHALVASGARPLAVKALLAVPGAGVEARLDGVVHRVGSAQFCREIAGEPPTLPPEDDSPRVALVREGAWLAVIRFDDTLRTEAPEVIARLRELGVESSLVSGDRAPVVDRVARATRITHAVSAASPDDKLQILEGFRATGEKVAMVGDGVNDAPSLAAAHVAIALGQGAALAQSQAGLVLINPSLMAIPEAIETARRTRRVIAQNLAWAAGYNLVTIPLAAAGVLAPWMASLGMSVSSLLVVLNALRIARPKR; translated from the coding sequence ATGGACAATTGCTGCGAAGGCCAGTCCTACGTGGACGCGCTCGGGAAATCGCAACCCGCCGGCGGCGCCGAGACGACCCTCGAAGTCGAGGGCGCGAGCTGCGGCGCGTGCGTGGCGCGCATCGAGACGGCGCTGCGCGCCGTTCCCGGCGTGAGTGTCGCGAGCTTCAACCTCGCGACGCGCCGCGCGAGCGTGAGCCATGCCACGACGATCACCAAGGGCGAGCTCGAAGCGGCCGTGGCACGCGCAGGCTATCGCGCCACCACGGGCGCGCGCCGCGACCCCGCGCGCGATCGGCGTACCGCCCTCTGGCGCGCGGGCGTTGCCGGCCTCGCGATGATGCAGGTGATGATGCTCGCCTGGCCCGCCTACATCGCCGACGAAGGCACGCTCACGTGGGACCAGGAGCGGTTGCTGTCCTTCGCCGCGCTGCTGCTCACCATTCCCGTGCTCGCGTTCTCGGCCATTCCCATCTGGGTGAATGCCTGGCGCGGCCTGCGCGCGGGACATCCGGGCATGGACGTTCCCGTCGCGCTCGGATTGATCGCGGCGACGATCGCGAGCCTGCCCGCCACCTTCCACGGCGGGCCGGTCTACTACGAATCGGTCGCGATGTTCGTGTTCTTCCTCGCCACCGCGCGCTGGTTCGAGGCGCGCGCGCTCGCCGCGACCGTCGCCTCTTCCGAAGCGCTCGCGCGCCTGCTGCCGCGCAAGGCGGTGCGTCTCACCGCGCAGGGCCAGCGCGAGGCGGTCGAGCCCGCCGCCCTGGTGCCCGGCGACCTCGTGTGGATCGCGGCCGGCGACGCCGCTCCGGCCGACTGCACGCTCGAAGAGGGTCAAACCGATTTCAACGAGGCGCTGCTCACGGGCGAAAGCGCGCCCGCGGCCAAGCGCGCCGGCGATGCGATCCTCGCGGGCAGCGTGAACCTCTCCGCGCCGGTGCGTGCGCGCGTCACGCGCGCGGGCGAGGAGCAGACGCTCTCCGTGGTGCGCCGCCTCGTCGAACGCGCGGCCGCGTCGAAGCCGCGCTGGGCCCTGCTCGCAGATCGCTATGCATCCCACTTCGTGGTCGGCGTGGTGCTGCTCGCGGCCATCGCCGCTGTCGCGTGGAGCTTCATCGATCCGGCGCGTGCGCTCCCGGTCGCGATGGCGGTCCTGGTCGTTTCCTGTCCGTGCGCGCTCTCGCTGGCGACCCCGGTCGCGCTCACCGCGAGCGCCAACGCGCTGGCCGCGCGCGGCGTGCTCGTGACCGACGGGGCCGCGATCGAGCGGCTTGCGGACATCGATCGCGTGGTCTTCGACAAGACCGGCACGCTCACGACGGGGCGGTTGCGCATCGCGACGATCGACGTGCTCGGCGATGTTGACGAGCTGCGCTGCCTGCAGATCGCGGCCGCGCTCGAACAGGCGATGCCGCATCCGATTGCGCATGCACTGGTGGCGAGTGGCGCCCGGCCGCTCGCCGTGAAAGCGCTGCTCGCCGTTCCCGGCGCGGGCGTCGAGGCGCGCCTCGATGGCGTCGTGCATCGCGTCGGCTCGGCGCAGTTCTGCCGCGAGATCGCGGGCGAACCGCCGACGCTGCCGCCCGAGGACGATTCGCCGCGCGTGGCGCTCGTGCGGGAAGGCGCCTGGCTCGCCGTCATTCGCTTCGACGACACGCTGCGCACGGAAGCGCCCGAAGTGATCGCGCGCCTGCGCGAGCTCGGCGTCGAGTCGAGTCTCGTATCGGGCGATCGGGCGCCGGTCGTGGACCGCGTCGCCCGGGCCACGCGCATCACGCACGCCGTGTCGGCCGCGAGTCCCGACGACAAGCTGCAGATCCTGGAAGGCTTCCGCGCGACGGGCGAGAAGGTCGCGATGGTCGGCGATGGCGTGAACGATGCGCCCTCGCTCGCGGCGGCCCACGTCGCGATCGCGCTCGGCCAGGGCGCGGCGCTCGCGCAGTCGCAGGCGGGGCTCGTCCTCATCAATCCGTCCCTCATGGCGATTCCCGAAGCCATCGAGACCGCGCGCCGCACGCGCCGCGTGATCGCGCAGAACCTCGCGTGGGCCGCGGGCTACAACCTGGTGACCATCCCCCTTGCCGCGGCGGGCGTGCTCGCGCCCTGGATGGCGAGCCTCGGGATGTCGGTATCGTCGCTGCTCGTCGTTCTCAACGCCCTGCGGATCGCGCGCCCGAAGCGGTGA
- a CDS encoding GNAT family N-acetyltransferase translates to MISWRFSSFDDLTPRDVHEIFRVRIEVFVIEQNCPFQDVDGADLPSWHLLGTNGSSDLVAYCRLVPPGVKFAEPSIGRIITTSQVRGKGLGRELVKESLVRAETLWPGQSIRIGAQARLEKFYNEFGFVKSSDPYDEDGILHIEMLLPKGRS, encoded by the coding sequence ATGATCTCCTGGCGCTTCTCCTCGTTCGACGATCTCACTCCGCGCGATGTGCACGAGATTTTCCGCGTGCGCATCGAGGTCTTCGTCATCGAGCAGAACTGTCCGTTCCAGGACGTCGATGGCGCCGACCTTCCGAGCTGGCACCTGCTCGGGACGAACGGATCGAGCGACCTCGTGGCGTACTGCCGCCTCGTGCCGCCCGGCGTGAAGTTCGCCGAACCTTCGATTGGCCGCATCATCACGACCTCGCAGGTGCGAGGCAAGGGCTTGGGCCGCGAACTCGTGAAGGAATCGCTCGTGCGCGCCGAGACGCTCTGGCCGGGCCAGTCGATCCGCATCGGCGCGCAGGCGCGCCTGGAAAAGTTCTACAACGAGTTCGGGTTCGTGAAGAGCTCCGACCCGTACGACGAAGACGGAATCCTCCACATCGAAATGCTGCTCCCGAAAGGCCGCTCGTGA
- a CDS encoding acetoacetate--CoA ligase: protein MAPEVQSPLWTPSPERIANANMTAFMKFVNEQHGKSFANYDDLYRWSIDQLEDFWAAVWTFCGVIAETRGNIVLADKHKMPGARFFPEAKLNFAENLLKRRDDTDAIIFWGEDKVRRHLSSKELYDTVSRFAQALAAEGVGEGDRVAGFMPNMPESVIAMLATASLGATWTSCSPDFGVQGVCDRFGQVEPKVLVCCDGYYYNNKMVETLPRIAEIVGHLPSVKRVVVIPYISEVPDASKAPRAVNLAEFVAPFAAGDIVFHRMPFNHPLYILYSSGTTGVPKCIVHGAGGVLLMHLKEHILQCDVKPGDRVFYFTTCGWMMWNWLVSGLAANAALLLYDGSPFLGRGNVLFDFAAAEDMTHFGTSAKFIDAIAKVKVEPQKNHRLPELRVLLSTGSPLAPEGFDYVYEKVKKDVNLASISGGTDLVACFAGGCPIRPVWRGEIQCRMLGMKVEVFDENARPVVGEKGELVCTAPFPTMPLGFWNDPGDVKYRAAYYDKYENVWRHGDWCEITKHDGLIIYGRSDAVLNPGGVRIGTAEIYRQVEKLEEVVESIVIGQDWLSDVRVVLFVRLREGLALDDALAKRIREVIRDNTTSRHVPAVILQVPDIPRTKSNKIVELAVRAIVHGEPVKNVEALANPEALEHYRNRSELAS from the coding sequence ATGGCCCCTGAAGTCCAATCCCCGCTCTGGACGCCCAGCCCCGAGCGCATCGCCAACGCCAACATGACGGCGTTCATGAAATTCGTGAACGAGCAGCACGGGAAGTCGTTCGCGAACTACGACGACCTCTACCGCTGGTCGATCGACCAGCTCGAGGATTTCTGGGCGGCCGTGTGGACCTTCTGCGGCGTGATCGCCGAGACGCGCGGCAACATCGTTCTCGCCGACAAGCACAAGATGCCCGGCGCGCGCTTCTTCCCGGAAGCCAAGCTCAATTTCGCCGAGAACCTCCTCAAGCGCCGCGACGACACGGACGCGATCATTTTCTGGGGCGAGGACAAGGTGCGCCGCCACCTCTCGTCGAAAGAGCTCTACGACACCGTGTCGCGCTTCGCGCAGGCGCTGGCGGCCGAGGGCGTGGGCGAGGGCGATCGCGTGGCGGGCTTCATGCCCAACATGCCCGAGAGCGTGATCGCGATGCTCGCCACCGCGAGCCTCGGTGCGACGTGGACTTCATGCTCTCCCGATTTCGGCGTGCAGGGGGTGTGCGATCGCTTCGGCCAGGTCGAGCCCAAGGTCCTCGTGTGCTGCGACGGCTACTACTACAACAACAAGATGGTCGAGACGCTGCCGCGCATCGCGGAGATCGTCGGCCACCTGCCGAGCGTGAAGCGCGTGGTGGTCATTCCCTACATCAGCGAAGTGCCCGATGCCTCGAAGGCGCCGCGCGCCGTGAATCTCGCCGAATTCGTAGCACCCTTCGCGGCGGGCGACATCGTCTTCCATCGCATGCCGTTCAACCATCCGCTCTACATCCTCTATTCGAGCGGAACGACGGGCGTGCCCAAGTGCATCGTGCACGGCGCGGGCGGCGTGCTGCTCATGCACCTCAAGGAGCACATCCTGCAGTGCGACGTGAAGCCGGGCGACCGCGTCTTCTACTTCACGACCTGCGGCTGGATGATGTGGAACTGGTTGGTGTCGGGCCTCGCCGCGAACGCGGCACTCCTGCTCTACGACGGCTCGCCCTTCCTGGGACGCGGCAACGTGCTCTTCGATTTCGCCGCCGCCGAGGACATGACGCACTTCGGGACCTCGGCCAAGTTCATCGACGCGATCGCGAAGGTGAAAGTGGAGCCGCAGAAGAACCATCGCCTGCCGGAGCTGCGCGTGCTGCTGTCCACCGGCTCGCCGCTCGCGCCCGAGGGCTTCGACTACGTCTACGAGAAGGTGAAGAAGGACGTGAACCTCGCCTCGATCAGCGGCGGCACGGATCTCGTTGCGTGTTTCGCCGGCGGCTGCCCGATTCGCCCCGTGTGGCGCGGCGAAATCCAGTGCCGGATGCTGGGCATGAAGGTCGAGGTCTTCGACGAGAACGCTCGACCGGTCGTGGGCGAGAAGGGCGAGCTGGTCTGCACCGCACCCTTTCCCACGATGCCGCTCGGTTTCTGGAACGACCCGGGCGACGTGAAGTACCGCGCGGCCTACTACGACAAGTACGAGAACGTCTGGCGTCACGGCGACTGGTGCGAGATCACGAAGCACGATGGCCTGATCATCTACGGCCGCTCGGATGCGGTGCTCAACCCCGGCGGCGTACGCATCGGCACGGCGGAGATCTATCGCCAGGTGGAGAAGCTCGAGGAAGTGGTCGAGTCGATCGTCATCGGCCAGGACTGGCTGAGCGACGTGCGCGTGGTTCTCTTCGTGCGCCTGCGCGAAGGCCTCGCGCTCGATGACGCGCTCGCGAAACGCATCCGCGAAGTGATCCGCGACAACACCACTTCCCGCCACGTGCCCGCGGTGATCCTGCAGGTGCCCGACATCCCGCGCACCAAGTCCAACAAGATCGTCGAGCTCGCGGTGCGCGCGATCGTGCACGGCGAGCCGGTGAAGAACGTCGAGGCGCTGGCCAACCCCGAAGCGCTCGAGCACTACCGCAACCGATCGGAGCTGGCATCCTGA
- the ccoS gene encoding cbb3-type cytochrome oxidase assembly protein CcoS — translation MEVLFVLVPLGVLVALIAGALFLVAATGGQFEDLEAPANDILGDDASPTPPA, via the coding sequence ATGGAAGTCCTCTTCGTCCTCGTCCCGCTCGGCGTGCTGGTCGCCCTGATCGCGGGCGCGCTTTTCCTCGTGGCCGCCACCGGCGGGCAGTTCGAGGATCTCGAGGCGCCGGCGAACGACATCCTTGGCGACGACGCGTCGCCCACGCCGCCGGCCTGA
- a CDS encoding 3-hydroxybutyrate dehydrogenase, whose protein sequence is MSHPLKDRAAVVTGSTSGIGLAIATLYARAGAKVMLNGLGDAAAIEQTRAALEKAAGVEVRYHGANMMKPAEIADLVATAEAAFGSVDILVNNAGIQHVAPVEDFPADKWDAIIAINLSSAFHATKAALPGMKKRRFGRIVNIASAHGLVASPNKSAYIASKHGLIGFTKAVAVEVAEHGVRANAICPGFVHTPLVQKQIEDRAREAGISEERAAKEIILAPQPTKEFVTVEQIAAMALYLASDAAAQINGASFSIDGGWTAR, encoded by the coding sequence ATGAGCCATCCGCTGAAGGACCGCGCCGCCGTCGTCACCGGATCGACGAGCGGCATCGGGCTCGCGATCGCCACGCTGTATGCGCGGGCCGGAGCCAAGGTGATGTTGAACGGCCTGGGCGATGCAGCCGCGATCGAGCAGACGCGTGCCGCCCTGGAGAAAGCCGCCGGCGTCGAAGTGCGTTACCACGGCGCGAACATGATGAAGCCCGCGGAAATCGCCGACCTGGTCGCGACCGCGGAGGCCGCGTTCGGCAGCGTGGACATCCTCGTGAACAACGCGGGCATCCAGCACGTCGCACCCGTGGAGGATTTTCCCGCCGACAAGTGGGACGCGATCATCGCGATCAACCTGTCGTCGGCATTCCACGCGACGAAAGCCGCGCTGCCGGGCATGAAGAAGCGCCGCTTCGGCCGCATCGTGAACATCGCGTCCGCGCATGGTCTGGTCGCCTCACCCAACAAGAGCGCGTACATCGCCTCCAAGCACGGCCTCATCGGATTTACGAAGGCAGTCGCGGTGGAAGTCGCGGAGCACGGTGTCCGCGCCAACGCGATCTGCCCGGGCTTCGTCCACACGCCGCTCGTGCAGAAGCAGATCGAGGATCGCGCGCGTGAAGCGGGCATCTCCGAAGAGCGCGCCGCGAAGGAGATAATCCTTGCGCCGCAGCCCACCAAGGAATTCGTGACGGTCGAGCAGATCGCCGCCATGGCCCTCTACCTTGCCTCCGATGCCGCCGCGCAAATCAACGGCGCATCCTTCTCCATCGATGGCGGCTGGACGGCGCGCTAG
- a CDS encoding glutathione S-transferase family protein, translating to MTLKIYGTPMSRAIRVYWLAEELGLPYESVAIDFKDESPGPVGKGNPEFRAASPMGRVPAIDDGGAKLFESLAINLYLGRKHGKGLWPSTVAGEGAVYQWTLFAANELDGTMVEWARNAIVLPEAERDPAKVTAALEKLAKPFTALDEALGKTPWLLGQEFTLADLNVSATMFRARKMDLTKKPNLARWLAACFARPAAKKAWALRGE from the coding sequence GTGACCCTGAAGATCTACGGAACGCCGATGTCCCGCGCCATTCGCGTCTACTGGCTCGCCGAGGAACTGGGCCTGCCCTACGAGAGCGTGGCGATCGACTTCAAGGACGAGAGCCCCGGGCCGGTGGGCAAGGGCAATCCCGAGTTTCGTGCGGCGAGCCCGATGGGCCGCGTGCCGGCGATCGACGACGGCGGCGCGAAGCTTTTCGAATCGCTCGCGATCAACCTGTACCTCGGGCGCAAGCACGGCAAGGGCCTTTGGCCCTCGACCGTTGCGGGCGAGGGCGCGGTGTACCAGTGGACGCTTTTTGCCGCGAACGAGCTCGACGGCACGATGGTGGAGTGGGCCCGCAACGCGATCGTGCTACCCGAGGCCGAGCGCGATCCGGCCAAGGTGACCGCGGCGCTGGAGAAGCTTGCGAAGCCCTTCACGGCGCTCGACGAAGCGCTCGGCAAGACGCCGTGGCTGCTCGGGCAGGAATTCACGCTGGCCGACCTCAACGTGTCCGCGACGATGTTCCGCGCGAGGAAGATGGACCTCACGAAGAAACCGAATCTCGCGCGCTGGCTCGCGGCGTGCTTCGCGCGGCCCGCGGCGAAGAAGGCCTGGGCGCTGCGCGGCGAATAG
- the pcp gene encoding pyroglutamyl-peptidase I — translation MAAGRRARKGDSPHFEKGDSPLFPCDVVLVTGFEPFGGEKTNPSWELCSLLPDAIGRARIETMAVPCEFRRAIETVVSAIEKHRPGVIICVGQAGGRDRLCMERIAINIDDTENADNAGVQPIDQPIAPNGPTAYFATVPVKAMAAASRIAGVPAEVSNSAGTYVCNHLLYGVLHYLAASGSTARAGFIHVPYAESQVVDKPGKPSMALPVMARGVEAAIAAALEQIDGP, via the coding sequence ATGGCGGCTGGACGGCGCGCTAGAAAAGGGGACAGTCCCCATTTCGAAAAAGGGGACAGTCCCCTTTTTCCGTGCGACGTCGTGTTGGTCACCGGCTTCGAGCCTTTTGGGGGTGAGAAGACGAACCCGTCCTGGGAGCTGTGCTCCCTCCTTCCGGATGCAATCGGGCGTGCCCGCATTGAAACCATGGCCGTGCCGTGCGAATTCCGCCGCGCCATCGAAACCGTCGTGAGCGCGATCGAGAAGCACCGCCCCGGGGTGATCATTTGCGTCGGCCAGGCGGGTGGCCGCGACCGGCTCTGCATGGAGCGCATCGCGATCAACATCGACGACACCGAGAACGCCGACAACGCGGGCGTGCAGCCGATCGACCAGCCGATCGCGCCCAACGGGCCGACGGCGTATTTCGCGACCGTGCCGGTGAAGGCGATGGCCGCGGCCTCGCGCATCGCCGGCGTGCCCGCGGAAGTGTCCAACTCCGCCGGCACCTACGTCTGCAATCACCTGCTGTACGGAGTGCTGCATTACCTCGCGGCGAGTGGCAGCACGGCGCGCGCCGGATTCATCCACGTTCCCTATGCGGAGTCGCAGGTCGTCGACAAGCCCGGCAAGCCCTCGATGGCGTTGCCCGTGATGGCCCGCGGCGTCGAGGCGGCGATCGCCGCCGCCCTGGAGCAGATCGATGGCCCCTGA